The Phycisphaerales bacterium AB-hyl4 genome has a window encoding:
- a CDS encoding aminotransferase class IV: MDVFLNGKFLPPDQARLPVDDAGFQHAVGLFETMAVYHGNVFRLDSHLARLADSAKQLGLTPKLNTDPLAEAVRNTIKHNKIDRARLRLTLTAGSLSLLKPTDQAPTPTLLIVPSEPTVYAPEYFDKGVMALVAPPAANPFDQLAGHKTLSYWARLRTLRQAASAGAGEAIWLSVSNHLASGAVSNIFLVKNDALLTPFARGEEAKGALPAPVLPGITRAAVLELAEEMNIPAHKQMLSVNDLLEADEVFLTNSSWHVLPVTQVEKKTVSDGKVGPVTQKLREALLAKIEEETID, from the coding sequence ATGGACGTCTTTCTCAACGGCAAATTTCTCCCTCCCGACCAGGCCCGTCTGCCGGTCGATGATGCGGGCTTCCAGCACGCGGTCGGCCTGTTCGAGACCATGGCGGTCTACCACGGCAACGTCTTCCGCCTCGACAGCCACCTCGCCCGCCTCGCGGACTCCGCCAAACAGCTGGGCCTGACGCCAAAGCTTAACACCGACCCGCTGGCCGAGGCAGTGCGTAACACCATTAAACACAACAAGATCGACCGCGCCCGCCTCCGCCTCACCCTCACCGCCGGCTCGCTCTCGTTGCTCAAGCCCACCGACCAGGCGCCCACGCCTACGCTGCTGATCGTCCCCAGCGAGCCGACCGTCTACGCCCCGGAGTATTTCGATAAGGGGGTGATGGCTCTGGTCGCCCCGCCCGCCGCGAACCCCTTCGACCAGCTCGCCGGCCACAAGACGCTCTCCTACTGGGCACGCCTGCGCACCCTCCGCCAGGCCGCGAGCGCCGGCGCGGGTGAAGCCATCTGGCTCAGCGTCTCCAACCATCTGGCCAGCGGAGCGGTGTCCAACATCTTCCTGGTCAAGAACGACGCCCTGCTGACCCCCTTCGCCCGCGGCGAGGAGGCCAAGGGCGCCCTGCCCGCCCCCGTGCTGCCCGGCATCACCCGGGCCGCTGTGCTGGAACTGGCGGAGGAGATGAACATTCCCGCTCACAAGCAGATGCTTTCGGTCAACGACCTGCTCGAAGCCGACGAGGTGTTCCTCACGAATTCAAGTTGGCATGTGCTGCCCGTGACACAGGTAGAAAAGAAAACCGTCAGCGACGGCAAGGTCGGCCCCGTCACCCAAAAACTCCGCGAAGCGCTGCTGGCCAAGATCGAAGAAGAAACCATCGACTGA
- a CDS encoding metal ABC transporter substrate-binding protein, which produces MPEASILEQVMGNRREAGKSGAGAWVGWPVWAVGGLMLALLLGCGERDEPIADNSGEPAEQTYIIVASIHPLADLASQVTGPGFEVHTLLPAGATPHGFEPTADKIRLLGRADLILTVGLTLDPWADRAAATAGRDTPLLSMAEMLDREAVDAVAGELREVQINGEFGYDEHEHHDHDHDHDHGHDHDHHDHYHDHDGPDSHLWIDPVLVKQWVRQLRSELVTRFPARSDEIERNAAAVLASLEQLDAEFREQLAAVPKRELVTFHNAFDRLANRYGLEVVAHLTDADLEHGAEIRPGRWRQAVAAVRQYDLKVLYSEPQFPVRELASIRRETGVEVLTLDPLGHPRREGYRTYQETMRTNLETLVDGQSRTRYY; this is translated from the coding sequence ATGCCTGAGGCATCCATTCTGGAGCAAGTCATGGGTAACAGGCGAGAGGCGGGGAAATCCGGTGCCGGAGCATGGGTGGGCTGGCCGGTGTGGGCGGTCGGCGGGCTGATGCTTGCGCTGCTGCTCGGCTGCGGCGAGCGGGACGAACCCATCGCGGACAACAGCGGCGAGCCTGCCGAGCAGACCTACATCATCGTCGCCAGCATTCACCCACTGGCGGACCTGGCCTCGCAGGTGACCGGGCCGGGGTTTGAGGTGCACACCCTGCTGCCCGCCGGCGCGACGCCGCACGGCTTCGAGCCGACGGCTGACAAGATCCGCCTGCTCGGCCGAGCCGACCTCATCCTCACCGTCGGCCTGACGCTCGACCCCTGGGCCGACCGCGCCGCCGCCACCGCCGGCCGCGACACTCCCCTGCTCTCCATGGCCGAGATGCTCGACCGCGAAGCCGTCGACGCCGTTGCGGGCGAGTTGCGCGAAGTCCAGATCAACGGCGAGTTCGGCTACGACGAACACGAACACCACGATCACGATCATGATCATGATCATGGCCACGACCACGATCACCACGATCACTACCACGACCACGATGGCCCGGACAGCCACCTGTGGATCGACCCGGTGCTCGTCAAGCAGTGGGTTCGCCAACTGCGAAGCGAGCTCGTCACTCGATTCCCCGCCCGCTCGGACGAGATCGAGCGAAACGCCGCGGCGGTGCTCGCCTCACTCGAACAGCTCGACGCGGAGTTCCGCGAGCAATTGGCAGCCGTGCCCAAGCGCGAGCTTGTCACGTTTCACAACGCTTTCGACCGCCTGGCCAACCGCTACGGCCTGGAGGTGGTGGCGCACCTGACCGACGCGGACCTCGAGCACGGCGCGGAGATCCGCCCCGGCCGCTGGCGGCAGGCCGTCGCCGCCGTTCGGCAGTATGACTTGAAGGTGCTCTACAGCGAACCGCAGTTCCCTGTCCGCGAGCTTGCCTCTATTCGCCGGGAGACCGGTGTCGAAGTGCTCACGCTCGACCCGCTCGGCCACCCGCGCCGCGAGGGCTACCGCACATACCAGGAAACCATGCGAACCAACCTCGAAACCCTCGTCGACGGCCAGAGCCGAACGCGATACTACTGA
- a CDS encoding GGDEF domain-containing protein produces MSTGHDNTADASTSHSATDRSAPRVIVVDPALAEQLNDELVSQCLPGSQVCAVPTFLNALGELARGPAAAVLVPARAMAGMVAAGAKTMRRMAPDAKLLVVADDTGRAEAERAIEHGFDALVPEPITHPTLHTAWHGTPPASPSPQAEAASGAAATATADQTSKSQAPSADAALEDAELGDVDLVEAILNGQDLLRRTALRLVAARSGITNLGWADPGEDVPAEHVSSAVTCRDHRFGLLHAPAPTPQDHLDGWAAWLGRWLTLERQVRQLEELSMKDELTGIWNRRYFNRFLKHVVDRSARDRSQVTLLVFDIDDFKIYNDRYGHAAGDEILRETARLMQSSVREHDVVARIGGDEFAVIFWDADEKRRPDSHHPESVRAAATRFQQAILQHRFPKLLNEAPGSLTISGGLASFPWDGRTPEELTDKADQIAMQAKRQGKNAITFGPGALRSGEA; encoded by the coding sequence ATGAGCACCGGCCATGACAACACCGCCGACGCATCCACGTCGCACTCGGCCACGGACCGCTCAGCGCCGCGCGTGATCGTGGTCGACCCCGCGCTGGCCGAGCAGTTGAACGACGAACTGGTGAGTCAGTGTCTGCCCGGATCGCAGGTGTGTGCCGTGCCCACGTTTCTCAACGCGCTGGGCGAGTTGGCACGCGGGCCGGCGGCAGCGGTGCTCGTGCCGGCACGCGCGATGGCGGGCATGGTCGCTGCGGGGGCGAAGACGATGCGCCGCATGGCCCCCGATGCAAAGCTGCTCGTCGTCGCCGACGACACCGGCCGCGCCGAGGCCGAGCGCGCCATCGAGCACGGCTTCGACGCCCTCGTCCCCGAACCCATCACCCACCCCACGTTGCATACCGCCTGGCATGGCACGCCACCTGCATCGCCATCGCCCCAAGCCGAAGCAGCGTCCGGTGCCGCCGCGACCGCAACCGCCGATCAAACATCGAAAAGCCAAGCGCCTTCCGCCGACGCTGCGCTCGAAGACGCAGAGCTCGGCGATGTCGATCTTGTCGAAGCGATCCTCAACGGCCAGGACCTGCTGCGGCGGACGGCCCTGCGTCTGGTCGCCGCGCGATCGGGCATCACCAACCTCGGCTGGGCCGACCCTGGCGAAGATGTACCCGCCGAGCATGTCAGTTCCGCTGTGACCTGCCGCGACCACCGCTTCGGCCTGCTGCACGCGCCGGCCCCAACGCCACAGGACCACCTCGACGGGTGGGCCGCCTGGCTGGGCCGCTGGCTCACGCTCGAACGGCAGGTGCGTCAGCTTGAAGAGCTGTCGATGAAAGATGAGCTCACCGGCATCTGGAACCGTCGATACTTCAACCGCTTTCTCAAGCACGTGGTCGACCGCAGCGCCCGCGACCGCTCGCAGGTCACGTTGCTCGTGTTCGACATCGACGATTTCAAAATCTACAACGACCGCTACGGCCACGCCGCCGGCGACGAAATCCTCCGCGAGACCGCCCGCCTCATGCAAAGCTCCGTTCGCGAGCACGACGTGGTCGCCCGCATCGGCGGCGACGAGTTCGCCGTCATCTTCTGGGACGCCGACGAGAAGCGCCGCCCCGACAGTCATCATCCCGAATCCGTCCGCGCCGCCGCGACCCGTTTCCAGCAAGCCATCCTTCAGCACCGCTTCCCCAAGCTGCTGAACGAAGCACCGGGCTCGCTCACCATCTCCGGCGGTCTGGCGAGCTTCCCATGGGACGGCCGCACACCCGAAGAGCTCACCGACAAGGCCGACCAGATCGCCATGCAAGCCAAACGCCAGGGCAAAAACGCCATCACGTTCGGCCCCGGCGCGCTTCGCTCTGGCGAAGCGTAG
- the serS gene encoding serine--tRNA ligase codes for MIDLKDLRTNPDKYRRGAANKQVNVGIDALLSLDADLRQAMTRQQELTAEKNQIGKQIGQIAGKLKKAGDNERADLQQQMKQLQQRPAAIKEEEAKLAEQVHQLEQQRDALWLQVPQPADEDVPVGTSADDNVELRTWKSDWFDPAKSFADNKGFEPKSHTELGEALGLFDFERGVKMAGSRSYVLTGDGMRLHNAVLQFAFNFMVQDHGFTPMSVPVLVRDQVMVGTGFFPGGKDQAYEVKETERGGGYDLYLTGTGEVGLMGYHADEILDADSLPRCYTTVSTCFRREAGAAGKDTAGLYRIHQFDKVEQVVICQADEQTSRDWHKKMIGYVEALLQALELPYRLLQCCTGDLGPKNADMIDLETWMPSRESYGETHSASRLYDYQCRRLNMRYKDPESGKNVFCHSLNNTVAASPRILIPILELYQNEDGSITVPTALRPYMGGAERIGG; via the coding sequence ATGATCGACCTTAAAGACCTACGCACGAACCCGGACAAGTATCGACGAGGCGCGGCGAACAAGCAGGTGAACGTCGGCATCGACGCGCTGCTCTCGCTCGACGCCGACCTGCGCCAGGCCATGACCCGGCAGCAGGAGCTGACCGCCGAGAAGAACCAGATCGGCAAGCAGATCGGCCAGATTGCGGGCAAGCTCAAAAAGGCTGGCGACAATGAACGAGCCGATTTGCAGCAGCAGATGAAGCAGCTTCAGCAACGGCCCGCCGCGATCAAGGAAGAAGAAGCGAAGCTCGCCGAGCAGGTGCATCAGCTTGAACAGCAGCGCGATGCGCTCTGGCTGCAAGTGCCCCAGCCCGCCGACGAAGACGTGCCCGTCGGTACGTCGGCCGACGACAACGTCGAGTTGCGTACGTGGAAGTCCGACTGGTTCGACCCCGCGAAGTCGTTCGCCGACAACAAGGGTTTCGAGCCGAAGTCGCACACCGAGTTAGGCGAAGCGCTCGGCCTGTTCGACTTTGAGCGGGGCGTGAAGATGGCGGGCAGCCGAAGCTACGTGCTCACCGGCGACGGCATGCGCCTGCACAACGCGGTGCTCCAGTTCGCCTTCAACTTCATGGTGCAGGACCACGGCTTCACACCCATGAGCGTGCCCGTGCTCGTCCGCGACCAGGTCATGGTCGGCACGGGCTTTTTCCCCGGCGGAAAAGATCAAGCCTACGAAGTGAAAGAGACTGAAAGAGGCGGCGGCTATGACCTCTACCTCACCGGCACGGGCGAAGTCGGCTTGATGGGCTATCACGCTGACGAAATACTCGACGCCGACTCGCTGCCGCGCTGCTACACGACGGTGAGCACCTGCTTCCGCCGCGAAGCCGGGGCCGCGGGCAAAGACACTGCCGGGCTGTATCGCATCCACCAGTTCGACAAGGTTGAGCAGGTTGTCATCTGCCAGGCCGACGAGCAGACGTCTCGCGACTGGCACAAGAAAATGATCGGCTACGTCGAAGCCTTGCTGCAAGCCCTCGAACTGCCCTACCGCCTGCTCCAATGCTGCACGGGCGACCTGGGCCCGAAAAACGCCGACATGATCGACCTCGAAACGTGGATGCCCTCGCGCGAAAGCTATGGCGAAACACACTCGGCCTCCCGCCTCTACGACTACCAATGCCGCCGACTGAACATGCGCTACAAAGACCCCGAGTCGGGCAAAAACGTGTTCTGCCACAGCCTGAACAACACGGTCGCCGCGAGCCCGCGCATTTTGATTCCAATCCTCGAGCTTTATCAGAACGAGGACGGCAGCATCACCGTGCCAACGGCGCTACGCCCGTACATGGGCGGCGCGGAACGCATCGGCGGTTGA
- the dnaX gene encoding DNA polymerase III subunit gamma/tau, translating to MSYTVLARRYRSQSFDDVVGQEPVARTLRNAITTGRVAHAYLFTGTRGVGKTSMARLFARALNAPDTFDPPTRPAEEPGGSGAANDLPAGDVQQRMADAIMRGDDLNVIEIDGASNNSVDQARQLIANAGLSPTDNARYKVYIIDEVHMLSGAAFNALLKTMEEPPSHVKFILCTTESHKVPATIQSRCQRFDFRNIPTQRIADHLAAVLKNESIEADEQVVWQIARLGNGSMRDALSLLDRLIATGESPLTPQTLEQMLGLPPQQMVIELVDAFAAGDVKVALEKAASLLAHGISQDQLIDVLIERLRQLMLIAACGEASDLVELSEDAKQQAGVQAKQFDPAGLTYMIAVCDNVQRQAKSSPNPRALLDAVIVRLALAEKMADVAALLAGGDGAEKKKPLTPARR from the coding sequence ATGTCCTACACCGTCCTCGCCCGCCGCTACCGCTCGCAGTCGTTCGACGATGTCGTCGGACAAGAGCCTGTCGCGCGCACGCTTCGCAATGCCATCACCACCGGCCGCGTGGCTCACGCCTACCTCTTCACCGGCACGCGCGGCGTGGGTAAGACCTCGATGGCCCGCCTCTTTGCCCGCGCCCTGAACGCCCCGGATACGTTCGACCCGCCGACGCGCCCCGCCGAGGAGCCCGGCGGGTCAGGTGCAGCCAACGACCTGCCCGCCGGCGACGTTCAGCAGCGCATGGCCGACGCCATCATGCGCGGCGACGACCTGAACGTCATCGAAATCGACGGTGCCTCGAACAACAGCGTCGACCAGGCCCGCCAGCTCATCGCCAACGCCGGCCTCTCGCCGACCGACAACGCACGCTACAAGGTCTACATCATCGACGAGGTGCACATGCTCTCGGGCGCGGCGTTCAACGCCCTGCTCAAGACCATGGAAGAGCCGCCGTCGCATGTGAAGTTCATCCTCTGTACCACCGAGTCGCACAAGGTGCCCGCGACGATTCAGTCGCGCTGTCAGCGGTTCGATTTTCGCAACATTCCGACGCAGCGGATCGCCGACCATCTCGCCGCCGTGCTGAAAAATGAAAGCATCGAGGCCGACGAACAGGTCGTCTGGCAGATCGCTCGGCTGGGCAACGGCTCGATGCGCGACGCCCTCTCGCTGCTGGACCGCCTGATCGCCACGGGCGAGTCGCCGTTGACGCCGCAGACGCTTGAGCAGATGCTCGGCCTGCCGCCGCAGCAGATGGTGATCGAGCTGGTCGACGCCTTCGCCGCCGGCGATGTGAAGGTGGCGCTCGAAAAGGCCGCCTCACTGCTCGCCCACGGCATCAGCCAGGACCAACTCATCGACGTGCTCATCGAACGGCTACGGCAGCTCATGCTCATCGCCGCGTGTGGCGAGGCCAGCGACCTCGTCGAGCTTTCCGAAGATGCGAAGCAGCAGGCCGGCGTGCAGGCGAAGCAGTTCGACCCGGCCGGGCTGACGTACATGATCGCTGTGTGCGACAACGTGCAGCGGCAGGCCAAGTCGAGCCCGAACCCGCGAGCGCTGCTGGACGCCGTGATCGTCCGCCTCGCGCTGGCGGAGAAGATGGCGGACGTGGCGGCGCTGCTGGCCGGCGGGGATGGCGCGGAAAAAAAAAAGCCGTTGACACCCGCGCGGCGCTGA
- a CDS encoding PIN/TRAM domain-containing protein, with protein sequence MVLSILRGAFILLVASVAALYVVSWQREMAAQDEQISLFTVVLMLGITLGIAGVIIAIDAGTRRKRLSAVSGIFLGLIAGLLAAYALSFPVGLVAVLFAPAPGEAGFEEFMNLLQGVQVIIGLITCYIGISLVIQTKDDFRFVIPYVEFAKQIRGNRPTILDTSVIVDGRVLDIIETHVLQGLVVVPKFVLNELQTIADSSDKLRRARGRRGLEVLQKLQDSPAVEISIEEATDVDGVNVDQKLIGLAQHMQGRVMTNDYNLNKVATLRGVEVINLNDLAKAMRPVVLPGEHMDIRVVKPGEGPTQGVGYLDDGTMVVVEGARNHIGEAVSLIVTSTLQTSAGRMIFGRYETSQDSGTATPPAEADAAEPGDAPPAEPAGAGAGSSRPRAARPRTGRNPRRGG encoded by the coding sequence ATGGTTCTGTCTATTCTCCGCGGCGCGTTCATCCTGCTGGTGGCATCCGTCGCCGCGTTGTATGTCGTGTCCTGGCAACGTGAAATGGCGGCTCAGGACGAACAGATCAGCCTCTTTACCGTGGTCCTGATGCTCGGCATCACCCTCGGGATCGCGGGGGTGATCATCGCCATCGACGCCGGCACGCGGCGAAAGCGCCTCTCCGCAGTCTCCGGCATCTTCCTCGGCCTGATCGCCGGCCTGCTGGCTGCATATGCCCTGAGCTTTCCCGTCGGGCTCGTGGCGGTGCTATTCGCGCCGGCGCCAGGCGAGGCCGGGTTTGAAGAGTTCATGAACCTCCTTCAGGGCGTGCAGGTCATCATCGGCCTGATCACCTGCTACATCGGCATTTCCCTCGTCATCCAGACCAAGGACGACTTCCGCTTCGTCATCCCCTACGTCGAGTTCGCCAAGCAGATCCGCGGCAACCGCCCGACCATCCTCGACACATCAGTCATCGTCGACGGCCGGGTGCTGGACATCATCGAAACACACGTGCTCCAAGGGTTGGTCGTCGTACCCAAGTTCGTGCTCAACGAGTTGCAGACCATCGCCGACTCGTCCGACAAACTCCGCCGTGCTCGTGGGCGCCGGGGTCTGGAAGTGCTTCAAAAGCTTCAGGACAGCCCCGCTGTCGAGATCAGCATCGAAGAGGCCACAGACGTCGATGGCGTGAACGTCGACCAGAAGCTGATCGGCCTCGCCCAGCACATGCAGGGCCGCGTCATGACCAACGACTACAACCTCAACAAGGTCGCCACCCTCCGCGGTGTCGAGGTGATCAACCTCAACGATCTGGCCAAAGCGATGCGTCCCGTCGTCCTGCCCGGCGAGCACATGGACATCCGCGTGGTCAAGCCCGGCGAAGGCCCGACGCAGGGCGTCGGCTACCTCGACGACGGCACGATGGTCGTCGTCGAAGGCGCTCGCAACCACATCGGCGAAGCGGTCAGCCTTATTGTCACAAGCACGTTGCAGACCTCCGCCGGCCGTATGATCTTCGGCCGATACGAAACCTCGCAAGACTCCGGCACCGCGACGCCACCCGCCGAGGCTGATGCTGCCGAGCCGGGCGACGCCCCCCCGGCCGAGCCAGCCGGGGCTGGTGCTGGCAGCAGCCGACCGCGAGCCGCCCGCCCCCGCACCGGCCGCAACCCCCGCCGCGGGGGGTGA
- a CDS encoding transketolase, giving the protein MSFDSTIHAKAVDLSKLSYEMTAAAGSGHPTTAASLAHLVSVLMYQHMRYEPSNPLHPSADRLVLSEGHAVPIVYAACADIGIAIGTDRDHWRPMTREDAMTLRAIDSVVDGHPNPVEGFPFFDTATGSLGQGLSHAAGIAAAAKVDGLDRRIFCIIGDGESREGQIWEAIDFIKDHQLASVLPIFNCNVYAQSDKVSPQQTAETTAKKLEAAGYEALVIDGHNPTAIQEALSQHAQSQHDPNAAPIAIVAKTQKGWGSPSQQGAGHHGKPADGDDMTKALEELDATGRQLGASADTTLKIGLISPKKPDQPTVNDPLSFPQACEKFGQSLDKGKLATRRAYGIALRALGHQRSNVIALDADVSNSTFAEMFFKDEALADRYFECRIAEQNMFSVAAGLSAAGKIPYCSTFAKFVNRGYDQIEMAFNSGANFKIVGSHAGISLAADGPSQMSLPDIAWFRSFATMNAKNGAPGFFVLQPSDAYQAYALTLAMAEHAGPCYMRTLRPDTEFLYSENDTFQLGGHEVLEQGRDLLIVASGYMVHEANKALEQLDKQGIDAALVDLYSIPFDEEAILDLANENNGMILTVEDNYGAGFGSAVADAVAADGGGFTVRQMHVRNLPKSGRTPDEVLNYCGLSAGHIVKEAMSMLQLSGA; this is encoded by the coding sequence ATGTCATTCGATTCGACCATTCACGCCAAGGCCGTCGATCTCTCCAAGCTCAGCTATGAGATGACCGCCGCGGCCGGTTCCGGGCACCCCACCACCGCCGCCAGCCTCGCGCACCTCGTCAGCGTGCTCATGTACCAGCACATGCGCTACGAGCCGAGCAACCCGCTGCACCCGTCCGCTGACCGCCTCGTGCTTTCCGAAGGCCACGCCGTGCCCATCGTCTACGCCGCGTGTGCCGACATCGGCATCGCCATCGGCACGGACCGCGACCACTGGCGGCCCATGACCCGCGAAGACGCCATGACCCTTCGCGCCATCGACTCCGTCGTCGACGGCCACCCCAACCCCGTCGAAGGCTTCCCCTTCTTCGACACCGCCACCGGCTCGCTCGGCCAGGGCCTCTCCCACGCCGCCGGCATCGCCGCCGCAGCCAAGGTCGACGGCCTCGACCGCCGCATCTTCTGCATCATCGGCGACGGCGAATCACGCGAAGGTCAGATCTGGGAAGCCATCGACTTCATCAAGGACCATCAACTCGCCAGCGTCCTGCCGATCTTCAACTGCAACGTCTACGCACAGTCGGACAAGGTCAGCCCGCAGCAGACTGCCGAAACCACCGCCAAGAAACTCGAAGCCGCCGGCTATGAAGCCCTCGTCATCGACGGGCACAACCCCACCGCCATTCAAGAAGCCCTCTCGCAACACGCCCAATCGCAGCACGACCCCAACGCCGCGCCGATCGCCATCGTCGCCAAAACGCAAAAGGGTTGGGGTAGCCCCAGCCAGCAGGGCGCTGGCCACCACGGCAAGCCGGCCGACGGCGACGACATGACCAAGGCTCTCGAAGAGCTCGACGCCACCGGCAGGCAGCTCGGCGCCTCGGCGGACACCACGCTGAAGATCGGCCTGATCTCGCCTAAAAAGCCCGACCAGCCCACCGTCAACGATCCACTGAGCTTCCCACAAGCCTGCGAGAAGTTCGGCCAGTCGCTGGACAAGGGCAAGCTCGCCACGCGTCGCGCGTATGGCATCGCCCTCCGCGCGCTCGGCCATCAGCGTTCCAACGTGATCGCCCTCGATGCCGACGTGAGCAACTCCACCTTCGCCGAGATGTTCTTCAAAGACGAAGCCCTGGCCGACCGCTACTTCGAATGCCGCATCGCTGAGCAGAACATGTTCTCCGTCGCCGCCGGCCTCAGCGCCGCGGGCAAGATTCCCTACTGCTCCACCTTCGCCAAGTTCGTCAACCGCGGCTACGACCAGATCGAGATGGCCTTCAACAGCGGCGCGAACTTCAAGATCGTCGGCTCGCACGCGGGCATCTCCCTCGCCGCCGACGGCCCAAGCCAGATGTCGCTGCCCGACATCGCCTGGTTCCGCAGCTTCGCCACCATGAACGCGAAGAACGGCGCGCCCGGTTTCTTCGTGCTCCAGCCTTCCGATGCGTACCAGGCCTACGCCCTCACGCTCGCCATGGCCGAGCACGCCGGCCCCTGCTACATGCGAACGCTGCGTCCGGACACGGAGTTCCTCTACTCCGAAAACGACACGTTCCAACTCGGCGGCCACGAAGTGCTCGAACAGGGCCGTGACCTGCTCATCGTCGCCTCCGGCTACATGGTGCACGAAGCCAACAAGGCGCTCGAGCAACTCGACAAGCAGGGCATCGACGCCGCGCTCGTCGACCTCTACTCCATCCCCTTCGACGAGGAAGCCATCCTCGATCTCGCCAACGAAAACAACGGCATGATCCTCACCGTCGAAGACAACTACGGCGCAGGCTTCGGCTCGGCCGTGGCAGACGCGGTCGCGGCCGACGGCGGCGGCTTCACCGTGCGACAGATGCACGTCCGCAACCTGCCCAAGTCCGGCCGAACGCCCGACGAAGTGCTCAACTACTGCGGCCTCAGCGCCGGCCACATCGTCAAGGAAGCCATGTCCATGCTCCAACTCTCCGGCGCATGA
- a CDS encoding lysophospholipid acyltransferase family protein, whose protein sequence is MARNQGPLTSWPQYLAVRAVTMGLTSFDIDRNLRTAGWIGRTLYHLDARHRKRARASIAMAYPHADDATLDLIARGSFEHFVQLAIEVLHTPRLIHRDGWAAHTQFHNLGPALKLLNARQPMILLTGHLGNWELLGYLLATLGYDLDAIARPIDNPLINRWLLGIRERQGMRIITKWDAAERMTRVLSNRGALGFIADQNAGDKGLFVPFFGRLASTYKSIGLLAMRKQVPVVCGFAHRIGPAFRFEVGVVDVIHPQDWADRDDALYYITARYTRAIETMVRRRPEQYLWMHRRWKSRPRHELQGKPMPGHLRKHLEQLPWMTDAELAELERPIDPGTYAK, encoded by the coding sequence ATGGCACGTAACCAAGGTCCCCTGACAAGCTGGCCGCAGTACCTCGCCGTCCGCGCCGTGACGATGGGGCTGACATCGTTCGACATTGATCGCAACCTGCGCACCGCTGGCTGGATCGGCCGAACGCTCTACCACCTCGATGCCCGCCACCGCAAACGCGCCCGCGCCAGCATCGCGATGGCCTACCCGCATGCCGACGACGCGACGCTGGACCTCATCGCCCGCGGTTCGTTCGAACACTTCGTGCAACTGGCCATCGAAGTGCTGCACACCCCCCGCCTGATCCACCGCGACGGCTGGGCCGCTCACACCCAGTTCCACAACCTCGGCCCCGCGCTGAAGCTGCTCAATGCCCGCCAACCGATGATCCTGCTCACGGGACATCTGGGCAACTGGGAACTGCTGGGCTACCTGCTCGCCACGCTCGGCTATGACCTTGACGCTATCGCACGTCCCATCGACAACCCGCTGATCAATCGCTGGCTGCTGGGCATCCGCGAGCGCCAGGGCATGCGCATCATCACCAAGTGGGATGCCGCCGAGCGCATGACCCGCGTGCTGAGCAACCGCGGCGCCCTGGGCTTCATCGCCGACCAGAACGCCGGCGACAAAGGGCTGTTCGTCCCCTTCTTCGGCCGACTCGCCAGCACGTACAAATCCATCGGCCTGCTGGCGATGCGAAAGCAGGTGCCCGTCGTCTGCGGCTTTGCTCACCGCATCGGCCCCGCCTTCCGGTTCGAGGTCGGCGTCGTCGACGTCATCCACCCCCAGGACTGGGCCGACCGCGATGACGCCCTCTACTACATCACTGCCCGCTACACCCGCGCGATCGAAACCATGGTCCGCCGTCGGCCGGAGCAGTACCTCTGGATGCACCGCCGGTGGAAGTCGCGCCCCCGCCACGAGCTGCAAGGCAAGCCGATGCCCGGCCACCTGCGCAAGCATCTCGAACAGCTGCCTTGGATGACTGACGCCGAGCTCGCCGAGCTCGAACGGCCGATCGACCCGGGAACCTATGCAAAATGA
- a CDS encoding Hsp20/alpha crystallin family protein, which produces MLPTRRMDTPFDLLQREIDRAFDRAWGNAPDAGYGGVASYPVDIHEDANNVIVEAELPGFTKQNIDVTMEQGVLTINAHREMKQDQEKTERYLHERRYTRVSRSFRLPTPVDESKIECKLNEGVLTIHLPKREEVKPRKIEVK; this is translated from the coding sequence ATGCTTCCGACTCGACGAATGGATACGCCGTTTGACCTGTTGCAGCGTGAGATCGACCGAGCTTTTGATCGTGCTTGGGGCAATGCGCCGGACGCCGGCTATGGAGGCGTCGCCAGCTATCCGGTGGACATTCACGAAGATGCGAACAACGTGATCGTGGAAGCGGAACTGCCCGGCTTTACGAAGCAGAACATCGACGTGACGATGGAGCAGGGCGTGCTGACGATCAACGCGCACCGCGAGATGAAGCAGGATCAGGAGAAGACAGAGCGCTACCTGCATGAGCGTCGGTACACCCGCGTCAGCCGAAGCTTCCGTCTGCCCACGCCGGTGGATGAAAGCAAGATCGAGTGCAAGCTGAACGAGGGCGTGTTGACGATCCACCTGCCCAAGCGCGAAGAGGTCAAGCCGCGGAAGATTGAAGTCAAGTGA